A region from the Bos indicus x Bos taurus breed Angus x Brahman F1 hybrid chromosome 9, Bos_hybrid_MaternalHap_v2.0, whole genome shotgun sequence genome encodes:
- the VGLL2 gene encoding transcription cofactor vestigial-like protein 2 isoform X3, translating to MSCLDVMYQVYGPPQPYFAAAYTPYHQKLAYYSKMQEAQECNASPSNSSGSGSSSFSSQTPASIKEEEGSPEKERPPEAEYINSRCVLFTYFQGDISSVVDEHFSRALSQPSSYSPSCTSSKAPRSSGPWRDGSYPMSQRSFPASFWNSAYQTPVPAPLGSPLAAAHSELPFAAAADPYSPAALHGHLHQGTAEPWHHAHPHHAHPHHPYALGGALGAQAAAYPRPAAVHEVYAPHFDPRYGPLLMPAASGRPARLAPAPAPAPGSPPCELSAKGEPASAAWAAPGGPFASPAGDVPGGLGLSVDSARRYSLCGASLLS from the exons ATGAGCTGTCTGGATGTTATGTACCAAGTCTATGGTCCTCCCCAGCCTTACTTCGCAGCCGCCTACACCCCCTACCACCAG AAACTAGCCTATTATTCCAAAATGCAAGAAGCCCAGGAGTGCAACGCCAGCCCCAGCAACAGCAGCGGCAGTGGCAGCTCCTCCTTCTCCAGCCAAACTCCAGCtagtataaaagaagaagaaggcagcCCGGAGAAAGAGCGCCCACCAGAGGCGGAGTACATCAACTCCCGCTGCGTCCTTTTCACCTATTTCCAAGGAGACATCAGCTCCGTTGTAGACGAGCACTTCAGCAGGGCCCTGAGCCAGCCTAGCAGCTATTCCCCAAGCTGTACAAGCAGCAAAGCCCCGCGGAGCTCCGGGCCCTGGCGGG ACGGCTCCTACCCCATGAGCCAGCGCAGCTTCCCCGCCTCCTTCTGGAACAGCGCTTACCAGACGCCGGTGCCCGCGCCGCTGGGCAGCCCACTGGCCGCCGCGCACTCGGAGCTGCCcttcgccgccgccgccgaccCCTACTCGCCGGCCGCACTGCACGGCCACCTGCACCAGGGCACGGCTGAGCCCTGGCACCACGCGCACCCGCACCACGCGCACCCGCACCATCCGTACGCGCTGGGCGGCGCCCTCGGAGCCCAGGCCGCCGCCTACCCGCGGCCCGCCGCCGTGCACGAGGTCTACGCGCCGCACTTCGACCCGCGCTACGGGCCGCTGCTGATGCCCGCCGCCTCCGGGCGTCCGGCCCGCCTCGCGCCGGCCCCGGCCCCCGCGCCCGGCAGCCCGCCCTGCGAGCTCTCCGCCAAGGGCGAGCCGGCCAGCGCGGCGTGGGCCGCGCCCGGGGGACCCTTCGCGAGCCCCGCGGGGGACGTGCCCGGGGGTCTGGGCCTCAGCGTGGACTCAG CTCGTCGTTATTCCCTCTGTGGTGCATCCCTCCTGAGCTGA
- the VGLL2 gene encoding transcription cofactor vestigial-like protein 2 isoform X1 has translation MSCLDVMYQVYGPPQPYFAAAYTPYHQKLAYYSKMQEAQECNASPSNSSGSGSSSFSSQTPASIKEEEGSPEKERPPEAEYINSRCVLFTYFQGDISSVVDEHFSRALSQPSSYSPSCTSSKAPRSSGPWRDGSYPMSQRSFPASFWNSAYQTPVPAPLGSPLAAAHSELPFAAAADPYSPAALHGHLHQGTAEPWHHAHPHHAHPHHPYALGGALGAQAAAYPRPAAVHEVYAPHFDPRYGPLLMPAASGRPARLAPAPAPAPGSPPCELSAKGEPASAAWAAPGGPFASPAGDVPGGLGLSVDSGKRERGCGIPGPLLPCAPNWAEPGTPFSSPWRPQ, from the exons ATGAGCTGTCTGGATGTTATGTACCAAGTCTATGGTCCTCCCCAGCCTTACTTCGCAGCCGCCTACACCCCCTACCACCAG AAACTAGCCTATTATTCCAAAATGCAAGAAGCCCAGGAGTGCAACGCCAGCCCCAGCAACAGCAGCGGCAGTGGCAGCTCCTCCTTCTCCAGCCAAACTCCAGCtagtataaaagaagaagaaggcagcCCGGAGAAAGAGCGCCCACCAGAGGCGGAGTACATCAACTCCCGCTGCGTCCTTTTCACCTATTTCCAAGGAGACATCAGCTCCGTTGTAGACGAGCACTTCAGCAGGGCCCTGAGCCAGCCTAGCAGCTATTCCCCAAGCTGTACAAGCAGCAAAGCCCCGCGGAGCTCCGGGCCCTGGCGGG ACGGCTCCTACCCCATGAGCCAGCGCAGCTTCCCCGCCTCCTTCTGGAACAGCGCTTACCAGACGCCGGTGCCCGCGCCGCTGGGCAGCCCACTGGCCGCCGCGCACTCGGAGCTGCCcttcgccgccgccgccgaccCCTACTCGCCGGCCGCACTGCACGGCCACCTGCACCAGGGCACGGCTGAGCCCTGGCACCACGCGCACCCGCACCACGCGCACCCGCACCATCCGTACGCGCTGGGCGGCGCCCTCGGAGCCCAGGCCGCCGCCTACCCGCGGCCCGCCGCCGTGCACGAGGTCTACGCGCCGCACTTCGACCCGCGCTACGGGCCGCTGCTGATGCCCGCCGCCTCCGGGCGTCCGGCCCGCCTCGCGCCGGCCCCGGCCCCCGCGCCCGGCAGCCCGCCCTGCGAGCTCTCCGCCAAGGGCGAGCCGGCCAGCGCGGCGTGGGCCGCGCCCGGGGGACCCTTCGCGAGCCCCGCGGGGGACGTGCCCGGGGGTCTGGGCCTCAGCGTGGACTCAGGTAAGCGGGAGAGGGGATGTGGCATCCCCGGGCCCCTCCTGCCCTGTGCCCCAAACTGGGCTGAGCCGGGGACCCCATTTAGCTCTCCTTGGAGACCCCAGTGA
- the VGLL2 gene encoding transcription cofactor vestigial-like protein 2 isoform X2, translated as MSCLDVMYQVYGPPQPYFAAAYTPYHQKLAYYSKMQEAQECNASPSNSSGSGSSSFSSQTPASIKEEEGSPEKERPPEAEYINSRCVLFTYFQGDISSVVDEHFSRALSQPSSYSPSCTSSKAPRSSGPWRDGSYPMSQRSFPASFWNSAYQTPVPAPLGSPLAAAHSELPFAAAADPYSPAALHGHLHQGTAEPWHHAHPHHAHPHHPYALGGALGAQAAAYPRPAAVHEVYAPHFDPRYGPLLMPAASGRPARLAPAPAPAPGSPPCELSAKGEPASAAWAAPGGPFASPAGDVPGGLGLSVDSGLQPQDKSKDLYWF; from the exons ATGAGCTGTCTGGATGTTATGTACCAAGTCTATGGTCCTCCCCAGCCTTACTTCGCAGCCGCCTACACCCCCTACCACCAG AAACTAGCCTATTATTCCAAAATGCAAGAAGCCCAGGAGTGCAACGCCAGCCCCAGCAACAGCAGCGGCAGTGGCAGCTCCTCCTTCTCCAGCCAAACTCCAGCtagtataaaagaagaagaaggcagcCCGGAGAAAGAGCGCCCACCAGAGGCGGAGTACATCAACTCCCGCTGCGTCCTTTTCACCTATTTCCAAGGAGACATCAGCTCCGTTGTAGACGAGCACTTCAGCAGGGCCCTGAGCCAGCCTAGCAGCTATTCCCCAAGCTGTACAAGCAGCAAAGCCCCGCGGAGCTCCGGGCCCTGGCGGG ACGGCTCCTACCCCATGAGCCAGCGCAGCTTCCCCGCCTCCTTCTGGAACAGCGCTTACCAGACGCCGGTGCCCGCGCCGCTGGGCAGCCCACTGGCCGCCGCGCACTCGGAGCTGCCcttcgccgccgccgccgaccCCTACTCGCCGGCCGCACTGCACGGCCACCTGCACCAGGGCACGGCTGAGCCCTGGCACCACGCGCACCCGCACCACGCGCACCCGCACCATCCGTACGCGCTGGGCGGCGCCCTCGGAGCCCAGGCCGCCGCCTACCCGCGGCCCGCCGCCGTGCACGAGGTCTACGCGCCGCACTTCGACCCGCGCTACGGGCCGCTGCTGATGCCCGCCGCCTCCGGGCGTCCGGCCCGCCTCGCGCCGGCCCCGGCCCCCGCGCCCGGCAGCCCGCCCTGCGAGCTCTCCGCCAAGGGCGAGCCGGCCAGCGCGGCGTGGGCCGCGCCCGGGGGACCCTTCGCGAGCCCCGCGGGGGACGTGCCCGGGGGTCTGGGCCTCAGCGTGGACTCAG GTTTGCAGCCTCAGGACAAAAGCAAGGATCTGTACTGGTTTTAG